The following coding sequences are from one Gemmatimonadales bacterium window:
- a CDS encoding AMP-binding protein, with the protein MSLRSYVSGPSTVPLLGRTIGEELDRVATGMPDALAVVSRHQGVRLTYAELRDVTDRAARALMALGVAKGDRVGIWSGNCVEWLVVQYAAAKVGAILVNVNPAYRRHELHYALGKSGVSVLVAARAFRQTDYLELLRSVVPELPGMDSVVLIGEGASGMQGWEEFLALGTGRYADRVRQREAALDFDDPVNIQYTSGTTGFPKGATLSHHNILNNGYFVGQGCGYTAEDRICVPVPLYHCFGMVMGNLAALTHGASVVYPAAAFDPTATLEAVEGERCTSLYGVPTMFIAALEHPEFARYDLASLRTGIMAGSPCPVEVMKQVIGRMHMRDVTICYGMTETSPVSFQTLASDDLDRRTGTVGAVHPHVECKVVDPETGLCVPRGHAGELLSRGYLVMLGYWDDESATSSSIDAAGWMHTGDLAVMREDGYVNIIGRIKDMVIRGGENIFPREVEEFLYRHPRIQDVQVIGVPDEKYGEELCAWVILKPGADVTAEEIRAFCRGQIATFKIPRYIRFSDGFPMTVTGKVRKVEMREVSIRELALEGAADVRTA; encoded by the coding sequence ATGTCGCTTCGTTCGTATGTCAGTGGTCCCTCGACCGTCCCCCTGCTGGGCCGTACCATCGGCGAGGAACTCGACCGCGTGGCGACCGGGATGCCCGATGCGCTGGCCGTGGTGAGCCGCCACCAGGGGGTCCGCCTGACCTATGCAGAGCTTCGGGACGTCACCGATCGGGCCGCCCGGGCGCTGATGGCCCTGGGCGTTGCCAAGGGCGACCGAGTCGGCATCTGGTCGGGAAACTGCGTCGAGTGGCTGGTGGTACAGTATGCGGCGGCCAAGGTTGGCGCGATTCTCGTCAATGTGAACCCCGCCTACCGCCGGCACGAACTGCACTATGCGCTCGGCAAATCGGGCGTGTCCGTCCTGGTCGCCGCTCGGGCATTTCGACAAACCGATTACCTGGAGCTGCTGCGCTCCGTGGTGCCCGAACTGCCGGGAATGGATTCGGTCGTTCTGATCGGTGAAGGCGCATCGGGCATGCAGGGGTGGGAGGAGTTTCTTGCTCTCGGCACCGGCCGCTATGCGGACCGGGTGCGTCAGCGGGAGGCGGCGCTCGACTTCGATGATCCGGTCAACATCCAGTACACCTCTGGGACGACCGGGTTCCCCAAAGGGGCCACGCTCTCGCATCACAACATCCTCAACAACGGGTACTTCGTCGGCCAGGGTTGCGGCTACACGGCCGAGGACCGGATCTGCGTGCCGGTGCCGCTCTATCACTGCTTCGGCATGGTCATGGGGAACCTGGCCGCGCTGACCCATGGCGCCTCGGTCGTCTATCCCGCGGCCGCCTTCGATCCGACCGCAACGCTGGAGGCGGTCGAGGGGGAGCGCTGTACCTCGCTCTACGGGGTGCCGACCATGTTCATTGCCGCCCTCGAGCACCCGGAGTTCGCCCGCTACGATCTCGCCAGTCTGCGTACCGGAATCATGGCGGGGTCGCCTTGCCCCGTCGAGGTGATGAAACAGGTCATCGGGCGGATGCACATGCGCGACGTGACGATCTGCTACGGAATGACCGAAACCTCGCCCGTATCCTTTCAGACCCTTGCCAGCGACGATCTCGACCGACGTACCGGCACGGTCGGAGCGGTGCACCCGCACGTGGAATGCAAGGTGGTCGACCCGGAGACCGGGCTCTGCGTGCCGCGCGGACACGCCGGTGAGCTGCTCAGCCGAGGCTACCTCGTCATGCTCGGGTATTGGGACGATGAGAGCGCCACCAGCTCCTCGATCGATGCCGCCGGCTGGATGCACACCGGCGACCTCGCGGTGATGCGAGAGGACGGCTACGTCAACATCATCGGACGCATCAAGGATATGGTGATCCGCGGCGGCGAGAATATCTTCCCGAGGGAGGTCGAAGAGTTTCTCTATCGCCACCCGCGAATACAGGACGTCCAGGTCATCGGTGTGCCAGATGAGAAGTACGGCGAAGAGCTCTGCGCCTGGGTGATTCTCAAGCCCGGAGCAGACGTCACGGCCGAGGAGATCCGCGCCTTCTGCCGAGGACAGATTGCCACCTTCAAGATCCCCAGGTACATCCGATTCTCCGATGGATTTCCCATGACGGTCACCGGGAAGGTCCGCAAAGTTGAGATGCGCGAGGTCTCGATTCGGGAACTCGCGCTTGAAGGAGCCGCCGACGTTCGGACGGCGTAG
- a CDS encoding amidohydrolase family protein, with product MFAVRLIACLTIFASVANAQPRPVFSSLVREFIVEDAPVIALRGVRVVDGTGSAARENQTIVIRDGQIAAVGRTGEVAIPAGAKVHDLAGTTVIPGLVDLHGHQYFNSSAGLAQMPVTAPRLYLGLGVTTIRTAGGQMPYDEINTKRDIDRGLAPGPRMHISGPYLDGPGAGPARSRRLETADEARRVISYWASEGATWLKFSGNVSREVLGAAIEEAHRNGMGVTGHLCSVSFREAAALGINNLEHGFITNSDYVPNRQPDRCSPDNMRHQVTVDVESAAVDSTIRDLLAHSVSLTSTLAVYELFVPGRARLSQPARAALSPRVRDSVEAAIQQVNSGQGFVPPLLFQKMMQFERRWVAAGGLLAAGVDPWGNGMLPGYGSHRNFELLVEAGFSPEMAIRIVTANGATVLREADQYGTIEAGKRADLVVLDRNPMADPTALGSVRWVFRDGVGYDSAKLVASVAGQVGVR from the coding sequence ATGTTCGCAGTTCGCCTGATTGCCTGCCTCACGATCTTCGCCAGCGTGGCAAACGCCCAGCCGCGGCCTGTCTTCTCGTCGCTGGTGCGCGAGTTCATCGTCGAAGATGCCCCGGTAATCGCTCTCCGCGGTGTCCGGGTCGTCGACGGTACCGGATCCGCTGCGCGAGAGAATCAGACGATCGTGATTCGGGACGGACAGATCGCCGCGGTGGGTCGTACCGGCGAGGTCGCGATTCCGGCCGGGGCCAAGGTGCACGACCTGGCGGGCACAACGGTCATCCCTGGCCTGGTCGACCTGCACGGTCACCAGTACTTCAATTCGTCTGCCGGCCTCGCCCAGATGCCTGTGACCGCCCCGCGACTGTACCTCGGCCTGGGTGTCACCACCATCCGGACGGCTGGAGGGCAGATGCCGTACGATGAGATCAACACCAAGCGCGACATCGACCGCGGCTTGGCTCCCGGTCCCCGGATGCACATCAGCGGACCCTATCTCGACGGTCCCGGGGCCGGCCCGGCGCGCAGCCGGCGGCTCGAGACCGCCGATGAAGCTCGCCGGGTCATCAGCTACTGGGCGTCCGAAGGCGCCACCTGGCTCAAGTTCTCGGGCAACGTTTCGCGCGAAGTACTGGGCGCCGCGATCGAGGAAGCTCATCGCAACGGCATGGGCGTCACCGGCCATCTCTGCTCGGTCAGCTTCCGGGAAGCGGCGGCGCTCGGCATCAACAATCTGGAGCACGGATTCATTACCAACAGCGACTACGTTCCAAACCGGCAGCCCGATCGATGCTCTCCTGATAACATGAGGCATCAGGTCACCGTCGATGTCGAAAGTGCCGCCGTCGATTCCACCATCCGGGACCTGCTGGCCCACAGCGTGTCGCTGACGTCGACGCTTGCTGTGTATGAGCTGTTCGTTCCCGGGCGTGCCCGGCTGAGCCAGCCGGCTCGGGCTGCACTGTCGCCGCGAGTCCGGGATTCCGTCGAGGCGGCGATCCAGCAGGTCAACTCGGGGCAGGGCTTTGTGCCGCCGCTCCTGTTCCAGAAGATGATGCAGTTCGAGCGTCGCTGGGTCGCGGCAGGTGGACTTCTGGCCGCCGGTGTCGATCCGTGGGGCAACGGTATGCTGCCGGGCTACGGCAGTCACCGCAACTTCGAACTACTGGTCGAAGCGGGGTTCAGCCCCGAAATGGCGATTCGCATCGTCACCGCCAACGGTGCTACGGTGCTGCGAGAAGCCGATCAGTACGGAACGATCGAGGCCGGTAAACGGGCGGATCTGGTGGTGCTGGATCGGAACCCGATGGCCGATCCGACCGCGCTCGGCAGCGTACGCTGGGTCTTCCGCGACGGGGTCGGCTACGACAGCGCCAAGCTGGTTGCCTCGGTTGCAGGACAGGTTGGCGTGCGATGA
- a CDS encoding SDR family NAD(P)-dependent oxidoreductase — protein MDLAHRVCLVTGASSLVGRAICRRLARQGVHLVATDVAGESAEALVAELGGVAFRSDLREPRDATALVAHVEQRVGPIDLVCWNAPAIEPGGIDLPDAAWRDELNASFLAYLGLTRLVVPDMIRRGQGWLVSVAAWDAWRAPSAPPATLAVIGDAVAALTRWLGDHYGVRGLRTLALAPPALGSPGVPTKQHGERPVHPDGVAALFLAELQRVADATDLHPRTTTEPAPL, from the coding sequence ATGGACCTGGCCCATCGAGTCTGCCTGGTAACCGGCGCCTCCTCCCTGGTGGGGCGGGCCATTTGCCGTCGTCTGGCCCGACAGGGAGTTCATCTCGTCGCCACCGACGTTGCCGGCGAGAGCGCCGAGGCGCTGGTCGCGGAGCTGGGCGGGGTGGCCTTCCGGTCCGACCTGCGGGAGCCGCGTGATGCCACCGCCCTGGTCGCCCACGTCGAGCAGCGCGTCGGGCCAATCGACCTGGTCTGCTGGAACGCGCCTGCCATCGAGCCCGGTGGCATCGACCTTCCCGATGCGGCCTGGCGGGACGAGCTGAACGCCAGCTTCCTGGCCTACCTCGGCCTGACCCGCCTGGTGGTACCCGATATGATCCGGCGGGGCCAGGGCTGGCTGGTCAGCGTCGCGGCCTGGGATGCCTGGCGAGCGCCATCCGCCCCGCCCGCGACCCTGGCCGTGATCGGAGACGCGGTAGCCGCGCTGACCCGGTGGCTGGGTGACCACTACGGCGTCCGCGGCCTCCGGACCCTGGCGCTGGCACCCCCGGCTCTCGGGTCGCCTGGCGTACCAACCAAGCAGCATGGCGAGCGGCCAGTCCACCCTGATGGCGTTGCCGCCCTGTTCCTCGCTGAGCTGCAACGGGTCGCGGATGCCACCGACCTCCACCCTCGCACAACCACGGAGCCGGCACCTCTATGA
- a CDS encoding MATE family efflux transporter encodes MTSTSISPSPEEGKPGWWHTVRDALSGAEGKDFTSGPIRPALLLLAIPMVLEVALESVFAVVNMFWVNRLGAEAVAIVGLTEAMLSVIYALGMGLGIGATAMVARRIGEKDPEAASRTAVQAIVIGVLVSIPIAVVGGLFATDLLRLMGASPETAERGTGFARIMFIGNAAILLLFLINAIFRGAGDAAVAMRCLWIANLCNLVLDPLLIFGVGPFPELGVEGAAVATTIGRGIGVLYQLHRLRGADRRFTIERRHLRIDPALIVRLFRLSSTGIGQILIGTASWIGLVRIVATFGAEAVAGYTIAIRVVLFALLPSWGLSNAAATMVGQSLGAGKPERAEEAVWRAGRLNLWFLGSLGLLFVIASPAIVAIFTTDPEVSRYAVLGLRIISAGFPFYAYGMVMSNAFNGAGDTRTPTLLNFFCFWLWEIPLAFMLAKVAGYGPTGAFIAIPVAFSTFALVSAMLFKRGTWKRRAV; translated from the coding sequence ATGACGTCCACATCAATATCGCCCTCGCCGGAGGAGGGTAAGCCCGGCTGGTGGCACACCGTCCGCGACGCTCTGTCGGGCGCGGAGGGGAAAGACTTTACCTCGGGTCCCATTCGCCCCGCGCTCCTGCTGCTGGCGATTCCGATGGTGCTCGAGGTGGCGCTCGAGTCTGTCTTCGCCGTCGTCAACATGTTCTGGGTCAACCGACTCGGTGCGGAGGCGGTGGCCATCGTCGGGCTGACCGAGGCCATGCTGAGCGTGATCTACGCACTCGGCATGGGTCTTGGCATCGGCGCTACGGCCATGGTGGCGCGGCGGATTGGCGAGAAGGACCCCGAGGCCGCCTCGCGAACGGCGGTGCAGGCCATCGTGATTGGTGTCCTGGTGTCGATCCCAATTGCGGTCGTCGGCGGTCTCTTCGCGACCGATCTACTGCGACTGATGGGGGCCAGTCCCGAGACCGCGGAGCGGGGCACCGGGTTTGCCCGGATCATGTTCATCGGCAACGCCGCGATTCTGCTGCTGTTCCTGATCAATGCGATCTTCCGTGGCGCGGGCGACGCTGCGGTCGCCATGCGCTGCCTCTGGATTGCCAACCTCTGTAATCTGGTTCTCGACCCGCTCCTCATCTTCGGGGTCGGTCCGTTTCCCGAACTCGGCGTCGAGGGTGCCGCAGTGGCCACCACGATCGGGCGCGGCATCGGCGTGCTGTACCAGCTGCATCGTCTGCGGGGCGCCGACCGCCGGTTCACCATCGAGCGCCGCCACCTGCGGATCGATCCGGCCCTGATCGTCAGGCTGTTCCGGTTGTCGAGCACGGGCATCGGTCAGATCCTGATCGGCACGGCGAGCTGGATCGGCCTGGTTCGTATCGTGGCCACCTTTGGAGCCGAGGCCGTCGCCGGATACACGATCGCGATTCGCGTGGTGCTCTTTGCGCTGCTGCCGTCGTGGGGCTTGAGCAACGCCGCCGCCACCATGGTAGGCCAGTCGCTCGGCGCCGGGAAACCGGAGCGCGCGGAGGAGGCTGTCTGGCGGGCGGGCCGTCTCAACCTCTGGTTCCTCGGCTCGCTCGGGCTCCTGTTCGTGATTGCCTCACCGGCAATCGTTGCCATCTTCACGACCGATCCCGAGGTATCACGCTACGCGGTGCTTGGCTTGCGGATCATCAGCGCCGGCTTCCCGTTCTACGCCTACGGCATGGTGATGTCCAATGCCTTCAACGGGGCCGGCGACACCCGGACGCCGACGCTGCTCAACTTCTTCTGCTTCTGGCTTTGGGAAATTCCGCTGGCGTTCATGCTTGCCAAGGTGGCCGGCTACGGCCCGACCGGAGCGTTCATCGCCATTCCGGTGGCCTTCTCGACATTCGCGTTGGTAAGTGCGATGCTCTTCAAGCGCGGCACCTGGAAGCGTCGCGCCGTCTGA
- a CDS encoding SWIB/MDM2 domain-containing protein — translation MAAKKKAAKKATKKVAKKPAAKKAAKKPAAKKATKKRTPSAAFMKALNPTPALAAVVGDKALPRTEVTKRLWAYIKKHKLQDAKNRRNINADANLKAVFGGKSTVNMFEMTKLVNKHLK, via the coding sequence ATGGCCGCAAAGAAAAAGGCTGCAAAGAAGGCGACCAAGAAGGTCGCCAAGAAGCCGGCCGCCAAGAAGGCTGCCAAGAAGCCCGCCGCGAAAAAGGCCACCAAGAAGCGGACGCCGTCTGCGGCCTTCATGAAGGCGTTGAACCCGACGCCGGCGCTTGCTGCGGTGGTGGGCGACAAGGCGCTTCCGCGCACCGAAGTCACCAAGCGACTCTGGGCTTACATCAAGAAGCACAAGCTCCAGGACGCCAAGAACCGCCGCAACATCAATGCGGATGCGAACCTGAAGGCCGTCTTCGGTGGCAAGAGCACGGTCAACATGTTCGAGATGACCAAGCTGGTCAACAAGCACTTGAAGTAA
- the coaA gene encoding type I pantothenate kinase, which yields MAFSTYTSFSREDWAALRFNTPMTLAEPDLAELRGTNEALSMVEVEEVYLPLSRFLNLHVAASRDLARVTDVFLGRTAGRPPYVIGIAGSVAVGKSTTARVMRALLARWPDHPTVDLVTTDGFLYPNAVLEERGLMHRKGFPESYDVRRLVQFVADVKAGVREVAAPVYSHLVYDVVEGGVQVVDQPDVLILEGLNVLQGGDGRGADRDRPFVSDFFDFSIYVDADEEAIRQWFLGRFRRLRETAFRDPKSFFRRYAEMAEPDAIAYANRVWDEINGQNLRDNIEPTKERAHLILEKGPSHEVRGVKLRQL from the coding sequence TTGGCATTCTCGACCTACACCAGCTTTTCCCGAGAGGACTGGGCCGCGCTGCGGTTCAATACGCCGATGACCCTCGCGGAGCCCGACCTTGCCGAGTTGCGAGGCACCAACGAGGCTCTCTCGATGGTCGAGGTCGAAGAGGTCTACCTGCCGCTCTCGCGATTCCTCAACCTGCACGTTGCAGCCTCTCGAGACCTGGCGCGCGTTACCGATGTTTTCCTGGGACGCACGGCAGGCCGGCCACCGTACGTGATCGGTATCGCGGGCAGTGTCGCGGTCGGCAAAAGCACCACGGCCCGGGTCATGCGCGCGCTGCTGGCCCGGTGGCCCGACCACCCGACGGTCGACCTCGTCACGACGGACGGGTTCCTCTACCCGAATGCGGTGCTCGAGGAGCGCGGACTGATGCATCGCAAGGGATTCCCCGAAAGCTACGACGTCCGACGCCTGGTTCAGTTCGTCGCGGACGTCAAAGCCGGGGTCCGCGAGGTGGCCGCGCCGGTCTATTCGCATCTCGTGTACGACGTGGTGGAAGGTGGGGTCCAGGTCGTTGATCAGCCTGACGTCCTGATTCTCGAAGGGCTCAACGTCCTCCAGGGCGGCGACGGCCGCGGAGCCGATCGGGACCGGCCCTTCGTCTCCGACTTCTTCGATTTCTCGATCTATGTGGATGCCGACGAGGAGGCGATCCGCCAGTGGTTTCTCGGCCGGTTCCGTCGCCTCAGGGAAACCGCCTTCCGCGACCCCAAGTCCTTCTTTCGGCGGTACGCAGAGATGGCGGAGCCGGACGCGATTGCCTACGCCAATCGGGTCTGGGACGAAATCAACGGCCAGAACCTCCGGGACAATATCGAGCCCACCAAGGAAAGGGCCCACCTGATCCTGGAGAAGGGGCCTTCACACGAGGTGCGGGGAGTCAAGCTCCGTCAACTGTGA
- a CDS encoding glucose 1-dehydrogenase encodes MSVSISLAGRTALVTGGGRGIGRGIAAALAAAGASVVIASRKRDVLDATAAALAHLPGRVVPMVCHVGKKEDLERVVASTESEVGPIDILVNNSATNIGQNDDILALTDEMLVKMVEVNVLAAFRLVNLVAPRMIARGAPGSIINIASISGLKPQPGGMLYSFTKAGLIMMTRSWARELGPKGIRVNAICPGLIQTDFSEYYWKDPERAKELAGDQPLHHLGQPEEVASAALYLASDQASFVTGHVMVVDGGATA; translated from the coding sequence ATGAGCGTTTCGATTTCTCTGGCCGGGCGCACGGCGCTGGTCACCGGCGGCGGCCGCGGGATCGGTCGCGGTATCGCCGCGGCGCTGGCCGCTGCGGGCGCGTCTGTCGTGATCGCCTCACGCAAGCGGGATGTGCTCGATGCGACCGCCGCCGCGCTTGCGCACCTGCCGGGACGGGTCGTGCCGATGGTTTGCCACGTCGGGAAGAAGGAGGATCTCGAGCGGGTGGTGGCCAGTACCGAATCGGAGGTGGGTCCGATCGATATCCTGGTCAACAACAGCGCCACCAACATCGGTCAGAACGATGATATTCTCGCGCTGACAGATGAAATGCTCGTCAAGATGGTCGAGGTCAACGTGCTGGCCGCGTTCCGCCTCGTCAACCTGGTCGCGCCGCGGATGATTGCGCGAGGTGCGCCCGGGTCGATCATCAACATCGCGTCCATTTCGGGACTCAAGCCGCAGCCGGGCGGGATGCTTTACAGCTTCACCAAGGCGGGGCTCATCATGATGACCCGCAGCTGGGCGCGCGAACTCGGCCCCAAGGGGATTCGCGTCAACGCGATCTGCCCCGGCTTGATCCAGACCGACTTCAGCGAGTACTACTGGAAGGACCCTGAACGGGCCAAGGAACTGGCTGGCGACCAGCCGCTCCATCACCTTGGTCAACCCGAAGAAGTCGCCTCGGCGGCGCTCTACCTGGCCAGCGATCAGGCCTCGTTCGTAACCGGGCATGTCATGGTGGTCGACGGCGGCGCAACGGCGTAG
- a CDS encoding peptidylprolyl isomerase — protein MTAARGVLLLAVLAAPGGLAAQEPSRQAMLSAEDRRSMAEADLAPLLNGLRSPNEAVAVAALRGLGRFERGTLVARVVPALDDSRPLVRIEAIWALGQLGQDSAAAPTVATILLDRLALNTDLSVQAALARSLARLPLRDPVLRSRISDALDGLLRQDGPADYVLEVTRAAESFARLAGRGAGQRPATIARLEALTAYHGPTAAPAIRRAAAQTLLHAGARNPTVLSLLALDVDPGVRRLATLWAADSAAIDDQRGLLLRLMADPATMVRIEAVRSWSRQRRALDCAPLLAAARDPELSVALEAIGAIDASCPDRAAVAQLLGTLVDSLVAADRAAGPLAWHRGARALLSLAALDPDRAGQAVPTMARSSRWHLRMYAARAATSLKDETLLRALAADEHDNVREAAITALVAVAGPAADSIYRAQLGRPDYQLVQTAARALAGSPAPRATVDAALAALRRISAEGKDTSRDPRVALMDRLNELGQPADSAALRPYLTDFDPVIAERAAAILTRWSGRTVAANPARAAPAPVSVAAADALRGARLRITMMGAAGRSEQFEVTLYPELAPATVLRIVTRAREGYYDGLTFHRIVPNFVIQGGSPGANEYVGDGPYMRDEVSATSHERGTLGISTRGRDTGDAQIFVNLVDNLRLDFNYTVWGRVTDGMDVVDRIAEGDVMRRVEVLSTR, from the coding sequence ATGACCGCCGCCCGGGGGGTCCTGCTGCTCGCGGTGCTGGCAGCGCCAGGCGGCCTTGCCGCGCAAGAGCCCTCGCGGCAGGCAATGCTGTCAGCCGAAGACCGGCGCAGCATGGCCGAAGCAGATCTGGCTCCCCTGTTGAACGGGCTTCGAAGCCCGAACGAAGCCGTGGCGGTGGCGGCACTGCGCGGACTCGGACGGTTCGAACGCGGTACCCTGGTGGCGCGGGTGGTTCCGGCGCTCGATGACTCGAGGCCTCTGGTGCGCATCGAGGCAATCTGGGCTCTGGGACAACTGGGCCAGGACAGTGCCGCCGCGCCAACAGTGGCCACCATCCTCCTCGATCGGCTCGCCCTGAATACGGACCTCAGCGTCCAGGCTGCCCTCGCCAGATCGCTGGCACGTTTGCCGCTCCGTGATCCGGTGCTACGCAGCCGGATCTCCGATGCGCTCGACGGGCTGCTGCGTCAGGACGGCCCCGCCGATTACGTGCTCGAGGTGACCCGGGCCGCCGAGTCGTTTGCGCGACTGGCAGGACGCGGCGCCGGGCAACGACCGGCGACGATTGCCAGACTGGAAGCGTTGACCGCATACCACGGACCAACGGCAGCTCCGGCAATCCGTCGAGCCGCTGCGCAAACACTGCTTCATGCCGGCGCCCGAAATCCAACGGTGCTGTCGCTCCTGGCCCTCGACGTCGATCCCGGGGTGCGGCGGCTGGCGACGTTGTGGGCGGCCGACAGCGCGGCCATCGACGATCAGCGCGGCCTGCTGCTGCGCCTGATGGCGGATCCGGCCACGATGGTTCGGATCGAGGCCGTCCGCAGCTGGAGCCGTCAGCGGCGCGCCCTCGATTGCGCCCCGCTGCTGGCCGCGGCGCGCGATCCCGAACTGTCCGTTGCTCTCGAGGCCATCGGGGCCATCGATGCGAGCTGTCCTGATCGCGCCGCTGTGGCACAGCTGCTGGGCACGCTGGTCGACTCACTGGTCGCGGCCGATCGTGCTGCCGGCCCTCTGGCCTGGCACCGCGGCGCGAGGGCCCTGCTTTCGCTCGCTGCGCTCGATCCGGATCGGGCAGGCCAGGCCGTCCCGACGATGGCCCGCTCGAGCCGTTGGCACCTGCGGATGTACGCCGCGCGGGCGGCAACATCACTTAAGGACGAGACGCTGCTGCGGGCGCTCGCCGCCGATGAGCACGATAACGTCCGTGAGGCCGCGATCACCGCGCTCGTCGCTGTTGCCGGGCCTGCGGCTGACTCGATCTATCGCGCCCAGTTGGGCCGTCCCGACTATCAGCTGGTTCAGACCGCCGCGCGGGCACTGGCAGGCAGTCCGGCACCCCGGGCCACGGTCGACGCCGCGCTCGCTGCGCTGCGTCGGATCTCGGCCGAAGGAAAGGACACCTCGAGAGACCCGCGAGTGGCACTGATGGATCGGCTGAATGAACTGGGGCAACCGGCCGATAGCGCAGCGTTGCGGCCGTACCTCACCGACTTCGACCCCGTCATCGCCGAGCGGGCCGCGGCCATTCTGACACGGTGGTCGGGCCGTACCGTTGCGGCCAACCCGGCCCGCGCGGCGCCCGCGCCGGTGTCGGTTGCCGCAGCCGACGCGCTCAGGGGTGCCCGGCTGCGCATCACCATGATGGGAGCTGCCGGCCGCTCTGAGCAGTTCGAGGTCACCCTGTATCCCGAGCTGGCGCCCGCCACCGTACTGCGCATCGTCACACGCGCCCGGGAAGGCTACTACGATGGCCTCACGTTCCACCGAATCGTGCCGAACTTCGTGATTCAGGGTGGCAGCCCGGGCGCCAACGAATATGTTGGCGACGGCCCCTACATGCGGGATGAAGTCAGCGCGACCTCGCACGAACGCGGCACCCTTGGCATCTCGACCCGCGGGCGCGATACCGGCGATGCCCAGATCTTCGTCAATCTGGTCGACAATCTGCGGCTCGATTTCAACTACACGGTCTGGGGACGCGTGACCGACGGAATGGACGTCGTCGACCGGATTGCGGAGGGCGACGTGATGCGGCGGGTCGAGGTGCTCTCGACCCGCTGA